One part of the Gadus macrocephalus chromosome 8, ASM3116895v1 genome encodes these proteins:
- the LOC132462373 gene encoding C-C chemokine receptor type 4-like isoform X2, whose amino-acid sequence MEDEQNYEYDDEKYLEMFNNSENTSPTLCNGDDLVQYCSTSNVNQFGSAIIPYFYYINFLLSYLGNWLVLFIIVKLEKVNSVTNIFLINLVTSNILFASSFPFLAKYHSSEWIFGTVLCKLVSSAHLIGFYSSILFLTLMTFDRYLAVVHAVSAAKSRKRAYAIGASLIVWFISVLASLNELVFKGVWEDSEQGLMCEETGYDLDVVKQWNLVSYYMRFLLFFLLPLSMVMYCYTCITVRIMSTRMREKWRSVKLIFIIMFTFFVCWTPYNIMILLKAIQISTADEANPIMTRRPSGGVRQRRFTQQQELSIVDLVRANNAIRLNQLQQQILADREVFNSIELVSISTIRRILVKHQTTIKQLYRVPFERNSVRVKGL is encoded by the exons ATGGAGGATGAGCAGAATTATGAATATGACGATGAAAAATACTTGGAAATGTTTAACAATAGCGAAAACACAAGCCCTACACTTTGCAATGGGGACGACCTCGTCCAATACTGCTCTACATCTAACGTCAACCAATTTGGCTCGGCCATCATTCCTTATTTCTACTACATCAACTTCCTCCTGAGTTACTTAGGCAACTGGCTTGTTTTGTTCATCATCGTCAAGCTTGAGAAGGTCAACAGCGTCACCAACATCTTCCTCATCAATCTGGTCACCTCCAACATCCTGTTTGCATCCAGCTTCCCCTTCCTGGCCAAATACCATTCCTCAGAGTGGATCTTCGGCACGGTGCTTTGCAAGTTGGTCAGCAGTGCCCATCTGATTGGTTTCTACAgttccatcctcttcctcaccctgaTGACCTTTGACCGCTACCTGGCCGTGGTGCACGCGGTGTCCGCTGCCAAGAGCAGGAAGAGGGCGTACGCCATCGGGGCGTCGTTGATCGTTTGGTTCATCAGTGTGCTGGCCAGTCTCAATGAGCTGGTGTTCAAAGGCGTGTGGGAGGACAGCGAGCAGGGCCTGATGTGTGAGGAGACAGGATATGATCTTGACGTCGTCAAACAGTGGAATCTGGTCAGCTACTACATGcggttcctcctcttcttcctgctgCCCCTCTCCATGGTGATGTACTGCTACACCTGCATCACCGTGCGGATCATGTCCACTCGCATGAGGGAGAAATGGCGCTCGGTGAAGCTGATATTCATCATCATGTTCACCTTCTTCGTTTGCTGGACTCCCTATAACATCATGATCCTGCTGAAGGCCATTCAGATCTCCACAGCCGACGAAGCAAACCCGAT AATGACTAGAAGACCTTCTGGGGGCGTACGCCAACGCCGGTTCACCCAACAGCAGGAACTTTCCATTGTGGACCTGGTTCGAGCAAACAATGCAATCCGTCTCAACCAGCTACAGCAACAAATACTTGCAGATAGAGAAGTATTCAATAGCATAGAGCTAGTAAGCATTTCCACTATCAGACGCATCTTGGTAAAGCACCAAACTACCATTAAGCAATTGTACAGGGTCCCATTTGAGAGGaacagtgtcagggtcaaaggacttTGA
- the LOC132462375 gene encoding C-C chemokine receptor type 3-like, whose protein sequence is MSNNSENTSVPDYVDNEHVELCSASNVNQLGSAIIPYFYYINFLLSYLGNWLVLFIIVKLEKVNSVTNIFLINLVTSNILFASSFPFLAKYHSSEWIFGTVLCKLVSSAHLIGFYSSILFLTLMTFDRYLAVVHAVSAAKSRKRAYAIGASLIVWFISVLASLNELVFKGVWEHSEHGLMCDETGYHADVVEQWNLVSYYMQFLLFFLLPLSMAMYCYTCITVRIMSTRMREKWRSVKLIFIIMFTFFVCWTPYNIVILLKAIQISTADDANRKCDQVEALNYALYVTRNIAFLYCCISPMFYTFVGKRFQNHFRKLLLKNMPCLARQLRPASLSSKSTAQRTSHTNDF, encoded by the coding sequence ATGTCTAACAATAGTGAGAACACAAGCGTTCCAGATTATGTGGATAACGAGCACGTCGAACTCTGCTCTGCATCAAACGTCAACCAATTGGGCTCGGCCATCATTCCTTATTTCTACTACATCAACTTCCTCCTGAGTTACTTAGGCAACTGGCTTGTTTTGTTCATCATCGTCAAGCTTGAGAAGGTCAACAGCGTCACTAACATCTTCCTCATCAATCTGGTCACCTCCAACATCCTGTTTGCATCCAGCTTCCCCTTCCTGGCCAAATACCATTCCTCAGAGTGGATCTTCGGCACGGTGCTTTGCAAGTTGGTCAGCAGTGCCCATCTGATTGGTTTCTACAgttccatcctcttcctcaccctgaTGACCTTTGACCGCTACCTGGCCGTGGTGCACGCGGTGTCCGCAGCCAAGAGCAGGAAGAGGGCGTACGCCATCGGGGCGTCCTTGATCGTTTGGTTCATCAGTGTGCTGGCCAGTCTCAATGAGCTGGTGTTCAAAGGCGTGTGGGAGCACAGCGAGCACGGCCTGATGTGTGATGAGACAGGATACCACGCCGACGTCGTCGAACAGTGGAATCTGGTCAGCTACTACATGcagttcctcctcttcttcctgctgCCCCTCTCCATGGCGATGTACTGCTACACCTGCATCACCGTGCGGATCATGTCCACTCGCATGAGGGAGAAATGGCGCTCGGTGAAGCTGATATTCATCATCATGTTCACCTTCTTCGTTTGCTGGACTCCCTATAACATCGTGATCCTGCTGAAGGCCATTCAGATCTCCACAGCCGACGATGCAAACCGGAAGTGCGATCAGGTCGAGGCGTTGAACTATGCGTTGTACGTGACCAGAAACATAGCGTTCTTGTATTGTTGCATCAGCCCCATGTTCTACACCTTTGTGGGTAAGCGGTTTCAGAATCACTTCAGGAAGCTGTTGTTGAAGAACATGCCTTGTCTGGCACGTCAACTCAGACCCGCTAGTCTGAGCAGCAAGTCCACTGCACAAAGGACATCCCACACGAACGACTTTTAA
- the LOC132462373 gene encoding C-C chemokine receptor type 3-like isoform X3, whose amino-acid sequence MEDEQNYEYDDEKYLEMFNNSENTSPTLCNGDDLVQYCSTSNVNQFGSAIIPYFYYINFLLSYLGNWLVLFIIVKLEKVNSVTNIFLINLVTSNILFASSFPFLAKYHSSEWIFGTVLCKLVSSAHLIGFYSSILFLTLMTFDRYLAVVHAVSAAKSRKRAYAIGASLIVWFISVLASLNELVFKGVWEDSEQGLMCEETGYDLDVVKQWNLVSYYMRFLLFFLLPLSMVMYCYTCITVRIMSTRMREKWRSVKLIFIIMFTFFVCWTPYNIMILLKAIQISTADEANPMCVQVEALNYALYVTRNIAFLYCCISPMFYSFVGKRFQNHFRKLLLKNMPRLARHFRPASLSSKSTSGRTSHTNDL is encoded by the coding sequence ATGGAGGATGAGCAGAATTATGAATATGACGATGAAAAATACTTGGAAATGTTTAACAATAGCGAAAACACAAGCCCTACACTTTGCAATGGGGACGACCTCGTCCAATACTGCTCTACATCTAACGTCAACCAATTTGGCTCGGCCATCATTCCTTATTTCTACTACATCAACTTCCTCCTGAGTTACTTAGGCAACTGGCTTGTTTTGTTCATCATCGTCAAGCTTGAGAAGGTCAACAGCGTCACCAACATCTTCCTCATCAATCTGGTCACCTCCAACATCCTGTTTGCATCCAGCTTCCCCTTCCTGGCCAAATACCATTCCTCAGAGTGGATCTTCGGCACGGTGCTTTGCAAGTTGGTCAGCAGTGCCCATCTGATTGGTTTCTACAgttccatcctcttcctcaccctgaTGACCTTTGACCGCTACCTGGCCGTGGTGCACGCGGTGTCCGCTGCCAAGAGCAGGAAGAGGGCGTACGCCATCGGGGCGTCGTTGATCGTTTGGTTCATCAGTGTGCTGGCCAGTCTCAATGAGCTGGTGTTCAAAGGCGTGTGGGAGGACAGCGAGCAGGGCCTGATGTGTGAGGAGACAGGATATGATCTTGACGTCGTCAAACAGTGGAATCTGGTCAGCTACTACATGcggttcctcctcttcttcctgctgCCCCTCTCCATGGTGATGTACTGCTACACCTGCATCACCGTGCGGATCATGTCCACTCGCATGAGGGAGAAATGGCGCTCGGTGAAGCTGATATTCATCATCATGTTCACCTTCTTCGTTTGCTGGACTCCCTATAACATCATGATCCTGCTGAAGGCCATTCAGATCTCCACAGCCGACGAAGCAAACCCGATGTGCGTTCAGGTCGAAGCTCTGAACTATGCGTTGTACGTGACCAGAAACATAGCGTTCTTGTATTGTTGCATCAGCCCCATGTTCTACTCCTTTGTGGGTAAGCGGTTTCAGAATCACTTCAGGAAGCTGTTGTTGAAGAACATGCCTCGTCTGGCACGTCACTTCAGACCCGCTAGTCTGAGCAGCAAGTCCACCTCAGGAAGGACGTCCCACACAAACGACTTATAA
- the LOC132462373 gene encoding C-C chemokine receptor type 3-like isoform X5 — translation MEDEQDDDFFDLSNYSENTSDPYYVVDGLVPHCFSASVTKFGSAFIPYFYYINFLLSYLGNWLVLFIIVKLEKVNSVTNIFLINLVTSNILFASSFPFLAKYHSSEWIFGTVLCKLVSSAHLIGFYSSILFLTLMTFDRYLAVVHAVSAAKSRKRAYAIGASLIVWFISVLASLNELVFKGVRKHREHGLMCEETGDHADVVEQWNLVSYYMQFLLFFLLPLSMVMYCYTCITVRIMSTRMREKWRSVKLIFIIMFTFFVCWTPYNIMILLKAIQISTADKANRKCDQVEALNYALYVTRNIAFLYCCISPMFYSFVGKRFQNHFRKLLLKNMPRLARHFRPASLSSKSTAQRTSHTNDL, via the exons ATGGAGGATGAGCAGGATGACGATTTCTTTGATCTGTCTAACTACAGTGAGAACACAAGCGATCCATATTACGTG GTTGACGGGCTCGTCCCACACTGCTTTTCAGCAAGCGTCACCAAATTTGGCTCGGCCTTCATTCCTTATTTCTACTACATCAACTTCCTCCTGAGTTACTTAGGCAACTGGCTTGTTTTGTTCATAATCGTCAAGCTTGAGAAGGTCAACAGCGTCACCAACATCTTCCTCATCAATCTGGTCACCTCCAACATCCTGTTTGCATCCAGCTTCCCCTTCCTGGCCAAATACCATTCCTCAGAGTGGATCTTCGGCACGGTGCTTTGCAAGTTGGTCAGCAGTGCCCATCTGATTGGTTTCTACAgttccatcctcttcctcaccctgaTGACCTTTGACCGCTACCTGGCCGTGGTGCACGCGGTGTCCGCTGCCAAGAGCAGGAAGAGGGCGTACGCCATCGGGGCGTCGTTGATCGTTTGGTTCATCAGTGTGCTGGCCAGTCTCAATGAGCTGGTGTTCAAAGGCGTGCGGAAGCACCGCGAGCACGGCCTGATGtgtgaggagacaggagaccacGCCGACGTCGTCGAACAGTGGAATCTGGTCAGCTACTACATGcagttcctcctcttcttcctgctgCCCCTCTCCATGGTGATGTACTGCTACACCTGCATCACCGTGCGGATCATGTCCACTCGCATGAGGGAGAAATGGCGCTCGGTGAAGCTGATATTCATCATCATGTTCACCTTCTTCGTTTGCTGGACTCCCTATAACATCATGATCCTGCTGAAGGCCATTCAGATCTCCACAGCCGACAAAGCAAACCGGAAGTGCGATCAGGTCGAGGCGTTGAACTATGCGTTGTACGTGACCAGAAACATAGCGTTCTTGTATTGTTGCATCAGCCCCATGTTCTACTCCTTTGTGGGTAAGCGGTTTCAGAATCACTTCAGGAAGCTGTTGTTGAAGAACATGCCTCGTCTGGCACGTCACTTCAGACCCGCTAGTCTGAGCAGCAAGTCCACCGCACAAAGGACGTCCCACACAAACGACTTATAA
- the LOC132462373 gene encoding C-C chemokine receptor type 3-like isoform X1 has translation MINVSSSNNEKLFTHTLLHIRKSTLVQAITMEHKDNYDDKIYLDMLHNSENTSYPSYEVDGLVPHCFSASVTKFGSAFIPYFYYINFLLSYLGNWLVLFIIVKLEKVNSVTNIFLINLVTSNILFASSFPFLAKYHSSEWIFGTVLCKLVSSAHLIGFYSSILFLTLMTFDRYLAVVHAVSAAKSRKRAYAIGASLIVWFISVLASLNELVFKGVRKHREHGLMCEETGDHADVVEQWNLVSYYMQFLLFFLLPLSMVMYCYTCITVRIMSTRMREKWRSVKLIFIIMFTFFVCWTPYNIMILLKAIQISTADKANRKCDQVEALNYALYVTRNIAFLYCCISPMFYSFVGKRFQNHFRKLLLKNMPRLARHFRPASLSSKSTAQRTSHTNDL, from the exons ATGATCAATGTGTCTTCTTCAAACAATGAAAAG CTCTTCACTCATACACTCCTCCACATACGGAAATCAACATTG GTTCAAGCAATAACCATGGAGCATAAGGATAATTATGATGATAAAATATACTTGGATATGCTTCACAACAGCGAAAACACAAGCTATCCATCTTACGAGGTTGACGGGCTCGTCCCACACTGCTTTTCAGCAAGCGTCACCAAATTTGGCTCGGCCTTCATTCCTTATTTCTACTACATCAACTTCCTCCTGAGTTACTTAGGCAACTGGCTTGTTTTGTTCATAATCGTCAAGCTTGAGAAGGTCAACAGCGTCACCAACATCTTCCTCATCAATCTGGTCACCTCCAACATCCTGTTTGCATCCAGCTTCCCCTTCCTGGCCAAATACCATTCCTCAGAGTGGATCTTCGGCACGGTGCTTTGCAAGTTGGTCAGCAGTGCCCATCTGATTGGTTTCTACAgttccatcctcttcctcaccctgaTGACCTTTGACCGCTACCTGGCCGTGGTGCACGCGGTGTCCGCTGCCAAGAGCAGGAAGAGGGCGTACGCCATCGGGGCGTCGTTGATCGTTTGGTTCATCAGTGTGCTGGCCAGTCTCAATGAGCTGGTGTTCAAAGGCGTGCGGAAGCACCGCGAGCACGGCCTGATGtgtgaggagacaggagaccacGCCGACGTCGTCGAACAGTGGAATCTGGTCAGCTACTACATGcagttcctcctcttcttcctgctgCCCCTCTCCATGGTGATGTACTGCTACACCTGCATCACCGTGCGGATCATGTCCACTCGCATGAGGGAGAAATGGCGCTCGGTGAAGCTGATATTCATCATCATGTTCACCTTCTTCGTTTGCTGGACTCCCTATAACATCATGATCCTGCTGAAGGCCATTCAGATCTCCACAGCCGACAAAGCAAACCGGAAGTGCGATCAGGTCGAGGCGTTGAACTATGCGTTGTACGTGACCAGAAACATAGCGTTCTTGTATTGTTGCATCAGCCCCATGTTCTACTCCTTTGTGGGTAAGCGGTTTCAGAATCACTTCAGGAAGCTGTTGTTGAAGAACATGCCTCGTCTGGCACGTCACTTCAGACCCGCTAGTCTGAGCAGCAAGTCCACCGCACAAAGGACGTCCCACACAAACGACTTATAA
- the LOC132462373 gene encoding C-C chemokine receptor type 4-like isoform X7, protein MEDEQNYEYDDEKYLEMFNNSENTSPTLCNGDDLVQYCSTSNVNQFGSAIIPYFYYINFLLSYLGNWLVLFIIVKLEKVNSVTNIFLINLVTSNILFASSFPFLAKYHSSEWIFGTVLCKLVSSAHLIGFYSSILFLTLMTFDRYLAVVHAVSAAKSRKRAYAIGASLIVWFISVLASLNELVFKGVWEDSEQGLMCEETGYDLDVVKQWNLVSYYMRFLLFFLLPLSMVMYCYTCITVRIMSTRMREKWRSVKLIFIIMFTFFVCWTPYNIMILLKAIQISTADEANPIMTRRPSGGVRQRRFTQQQELSIVDLVRANNAIRLNQLQQQILADREVFNSIELEHLGDGWSCTAS, encoded by the exons ATGGAGGATGAGCAGAATTATGAATATGACGATGAAAAATACTTGGAAATGTTTAACAATAGCGAAAACACAAGCCCTACACTTTGCAATGGGGACGACCTCGTCCAATACTGCTCTACATCTAACGTCAACCAATTTGGCTCGGCCATCATTCCTTATTTCTACTACATCAACTTCCTCCTGAGTTACTTAGGCAACTGGCTTGTTTTGTTCATCATCGTCAAGCTTGAGAAGGTCAACAGCGTCACCAACATCTTCCTCATCAATCTGGTCACCTCCAACATCCTGTTTGCATCCAGCTTCCCCTTCCTGGCCAAATACCATTCCTCAGAGTGGATCTTCGGCACGGTGCTTTGCAAGTTGGTCAGCAGTGCCCATCTGATTGGTTTCTACAgttccatcctcttcctcaccctgaTGACCTTTGACCGCTACCTGGCCGTGGTGCACGCGGTGTCCGCTGCCAAGAGCAGGAAGAGGGCGTACGCCATCGGGGCGTCGTTGATCGTTTGGTTCATCAGTGTGCTGGCCAGTCTCAATGAGCTGGTGTTCAAAGGCGTGTGGGAGGACAGCGAGCAGGGCCTGATGTGTGAGGAGACAGGATATGATCTTGACGTCGTCAAACAGTGGAATCTGGTCAGCTACTACATGcggttcctcctcttcttcctgctgCCCCTCTCCATGGTGATGTACTGCTACACCTGCATCACCGTGCGGATCATGTCCACTCGCATGAGGGAGAAATGGCGCTCGGTGAAGCTGATATTCATCATCATGTTCACCTTCTTCGTTTGCTGGACTCCCTATAACATCATGATCCTGCTGAAGGCCATTCAGATCTCCACAGCCGACGAAGCAAACCCGAT AATGACTAGAAGACCTTCTGGGGGCGTACGCCAACGCCGGTTCACCCAACAGCAGGAACTTTCCATTGTGGACCTGGTTCGAGCAAACAATGCAATCCGTCTCAACCAGCTACAGCAACAAATACTTGCAGATAGAGAAGTATTCAATAGCATAGAGCTA GAGCAtcttggagatggatggagctgcacagcctcatga
- the LOC132462373 gene encoding C-C chemokine receptor type 3-like isoform X4 — protein sequence MEHKDNYDDKIYLDMLHNSENTSYPSYEVDGLVPHCFSASVTKFGSAFIPYFYYINFLLSYLGNWLVLFIIVKLEKVNSVTNIFLINLVTSNILFASSFPFLAKYHSSEWIFGTVLCKLVSSAHLIGFYSSILFLTLMTFDRYLAVVHAVSAAKSRKRAYAIGASLIVWFISVLASLNELVFKGVRKHREHGLMCEETGDHADVVEQWNLVSYYMQFLLFFLLPLSMVMYCYTCITVRIMSTRMREKWRSVKLIFIIMFTFFVCWTPYNIMILLKAIQISTADKANRKCDQVEALNYALYVTRNIAFLYCCISPMFYSFVGKRFQNHFRKLLLKNMPRLARHFRPASLSSKSTAQRTSHTNDL from the coding sequence ATGGAGCATAAGGATAATTATGATGATAAAATATACTTGGATATGCTTCACAACAGCGAAAACACAAGCTATCCATCTTACGAGGTTGACGGGCTCGTCCCACACTGCTTTTCAGCAAGCGTCACCAAATTTGGCTCGGCCTTCATTCCTTATTTCTACTACATCAACTTCCTCCTGAGTTACTTAGGCAACTGGCTTGTTTTGTTCATAATCGTCAAGCTTGAGAAGGTCAACAGCGTCACCAACATCTTCCTCATCAATCTGGTCACCTCCAACATCCTGTTTGCATCCAGCTTCCCCTTCCTGGCCAAATACCATTCCTCAGAGTGGATCTTCGGCACGGTGCTTTGCAAGTTGGTCAGCAGTGCCCATCTGATTGGTTTCTACAgttccatcctcttcctcaccctgaTGACCTTTGACCGCTACCTGGCCGTGGTGCACGCGGTGTCCGCTGCCAAGAGCAGGAAGAGGGCGTACGCCATCGGGGCGTCGTTGATCGTTTGGTTCATCAGTGTGCTGGCCAGTCTCAATGAGCTGGTGTTCAAAGGCGTGCGGAAGCACCGCGAGCACGGCCTGATGtgtgaggagacaggagaccacGCCGACGTCGTCGAACAGTGGAATCTGGTCAGCTACTACATGcagttcctcctcttcttcctgctgCCCCTCTCCATGGTGATGTACTGCTACACCTGCATCACCGTGCGGATCATGTCCACTCGCATGAGGGAGAAATGGCGCTCGGTGAAGCTGATATTCATCATCATGTTCACCTTCTTCGTTTGCTGGACTCCCTATAACATCATGATCCTGCTGAAGGCCATTCAGATCTCCACAGCCGACAAAGCAAACCGGAAGTGCGATCAGGTCGAGGCGTTGAACTATGCGTTGTACGTGACCAGAAACATAGCGTTCTTGTATTGTTGCATCAGCCCCATGTTCTACTCCTTTGTGGGTAAGCGGTTTCAGAATCACTTCAGGAAGCTGTTGTTGAAGAACATGCCTCGTCTGGCACGTCACTTCAGACCCGCTAGTCTGAGCAGCAAGTCCACCGCACAAAGGACGTCCCACACAAACGACTTATAA
- the LOC132462373 gene encoding C-C chemokine receptor type 3-like isoform X6 encodes MEDEQDDDFFDLSNYSENTSDPYYVVGENVEHCSTSNVNEFGSVFIPYFYYINFLLSYLGNWLVLFIIVKLEKVNSVTNIFLINLVTSNILFASSFPFLAKYHSSEWIFGTVLCKLVSSAHLIGFYSSILFLTLMTFDRYLAVVHAVSAAKSRKRAYAIGASLIVWFISVLASLNELVFKGVRKHHEHGLMCEETGYHADVVKQWNLVSYYMQFLLFFLLPLSMVMYCYTCITVRIMSTRMREKWRSVKLIFIIMFTFFVCWTPYNIVILLKAIQISTADDANRKCDQVEALNYALYVTRNIAFLYCCISPMFYSFVGKRFQSHFRKLLLKNMPCLARHFRPASLSSKSTSGRTSHTNDF; translated from the coding sequence ATGGAGGATGAGCAGGATGACGATTTCTTTGATCTGTCTAACTACAGTGAGAACACAAGCGATCCATATTACGTGGTTGGCGAGAACGTCGAACACTGCTCTACATCCAACGTCAACGAATTTGGCTCGGTATTCATTCCTTATTTCTACTACATCAACTTCCTCCTGAGTTACTTAGGCAACTGGCTTGTTTTGTTCATCATCGTCAAGCTTGAGAAGGTCAACAGCGTCACTAACATCTTCCTCATCAATCTGGTCACCTCCAACATCCTGTTTGCATCCAGCTTCCCCTTCCTGGCCAAATACCATTCCTCAGAGTGGATCTTCGGCACGGTGCTTTGCAAGTTGGTCAGCAGTGCCCATCTGATTGGTTTCTACAgttccatcctcttcctcaccctgaTGACCTTTGACCGCTACCTGGCCGTGGTGCACGCGGTGTCCGCTGCCAAGAGCAGGAAGAGGGCGTACGCCATCGGGGCGTCCTTGATCGTTTGGTTCATCAGTGTGCTGGCCAGTCTCAATGAGCTGGTGTTCAAAGGCGTGCGGAAGCACCACGAGCACGGCCTGATGTGTGAGGAGACAGGATACCACGCCGACGTCGTCAAACAGTGGAATCTGGTCAGCTACTACATGcagttcctcctcttcttcctgctgCCCCTCTCCATGGTGATGTACTGCTACACCTGCATCACCGTGCGGATCATGTCCACTCGCATGAGGGAGAAATGGCGCTCGGTGAAGCTGATATTCATCATCATGTTCACCTTCTTCGTTTGCTGGACTCCCTATAACATCGTGATCCTGCTGAAGGCCATTCAGATCTCCACAGCCGACGATGCAAACCGGAAGTGCGATCAGGTCGAGGCGTTGAACTATGCGTTGTACGTGACCAGAAACATAGCGTTCTTGTATTGTTGCATCAGCCCCATGTTCTACTCCTTTGTGGGTAAGCGGTTTCAGAGTCACTTCAGGAAGCTGTTGTTGAAGAACATGCCTTGTCTGGCACGTCACTTCAGACCCGCTAGTCTGAGCAGCAAGTCCACCTCAGGAAGGACGTCCCACACAAACGACTTTTAA